TCGGACGGGAGGTAGGTGAGGTCCCACTTCGTCGTCGTGAGGGACGGGTCCGTGATGAGCCGCAGGTTCATGCGCCCGTACTTCGGGTCGCCGTAGAAGCTGGGCTTCGCCGGAAGCTCGGCGTCGTCGTACCGGCCCGTCGCGGTGTGGATGAGGTACCCACGCCGCTCCATGGTGAAGTTGAAGTAGTCGTTGCCGAAGCCGCCGTAGCCGTCGTCCTCCTTGCCACCGTGCTCCTGGGTGACGATGTAGGCGATCTTCTTCGGGAACCCGAAGGGCTCGCGGCCGGCGAACACGGCTGCGTCCTGCGTGAGGTACATGTACGGGTAGTAGCCCGCGTAGTACGTGTTGCCGTCGTGGCCCTTGGCCGAGACGGAGACCGTCACGCCCATCTCGCCGTACGGGCCGAGACCGGTGTGCAGGTGGTCCACGTACCAGAACTCGACGACGTCGTCCTCGAGCTCAACGCACTTGGGGAGGATGCGACGGAGAGCCGCCTCGTCCACCCGGTAGAAGAACGCCGACCAACGCGAGTTCGTGTAGGTCAGCGGGACGATGTCGTAGTCGACCAGCGGGTCCGCGATGCCCTGCGAGATGATGTCGCGCTTGTCCCGGTCAAGGGCAAGCGGCGGGGCGTCGCCCGAGTCGATCCACGGAACGCTCGTGACGTTCAGCTGCGCCATAGCGCTGTTCCTCCTTGGAATGGCGTCACCGCGACGGGGATGCCCCTGTGGGAGCGGACGCCCCCGTCACGGTTGATCACGATCTGACCTAGTCCCTACGCGCCGAGGCCGATGGGCTTCGGGAAGCGGTGGCGCAGACCGAAGCGGTACGGCTTGGCCGCGCCCGCCCAGGTCGCGTCCCGGGT
This region of Miltoncostaea oceani genomic DNA includes:
- a CDS encoding acetoacetate decarboxylase family protein, encoding MAQLNVTSVPWIDSGDAPPLALDRDKRDIISQGIADPLVDYDIVPLTYTNSRWSAFFYRVDEAALRRILPKCVELEDDVVEFWYVDHLHTGLGPYGEMGVTVSVSAKGHDGNTYYAGYYPYMYLTQDAAVFAGREPFGFPKKIAYIVTQEHGGKEDDGYGGFGNDYFNFTMERRGYLIHTATGRYDDAELPAKPSFYGDPKYGRMNLRLITDPSLTTTKWDLTYLPSEVTKATAAAMGRPETEGQHRFQLKPESIRTASAGAIRSWALTATPFDNLGAMMPVKELIGLMSFNFDLIIPGADTIWTQTIERTAEDIGDLLFATPYQYTMRHRFPKPPGV